A genomic stretch from Scatophagus argus isolate fScaArg1 chromosome 19, fScaArg1.pri, whole genome shotgun sequence includes:
- the iyd gene encoding iodotyrosine deiodinase 1 gives MPLLSIFTPVLAAVVCLVMGFIMLKSRPTETTSKSPGGKTEGPCKKGQDLQDDTETTEGKDEEDDDDWVDIDEEANCPHVPYSTQRYSEETMLERSKDFYTMLNHRRTVRSISPEPVPQEVIDYVIRSAGTAPSGAHTEPWTFVVVSDPEMKHQIRQIVEKEERMNYQQRMGDKWVSDLSKFRTNWIKEYLDVAPYLVFIFKQTYGILPNGKKKTHYYNEISVSISCGILLAALQNVGLVTVTSTPLNCGPQLRLLLKRPANEKLLMLLPVGYPATDATVPDLKRKPLEDITVYM, from the exons ATGCCTCTCCTGTCCATTTTCACGCCAGTCCTGGCGGCCGTGGTGTGCTTGGTGATGGGCTTCATAATGCTGAAATCACGGCCGACGGAGACCACCTCGAAGTCCCCGGGAGGGAAAACTGAGGGGCCGTGTAAAAAAGGCCAGGATCTACAGGACgacacagaaacaacagaggGTAAAGACGAAGAAG ACGATGATGATTGGGTGGACATTGATGAGGAGGCAAACTGCCCACATGTGCCCTACTCAACACAACGTTACTCCGAGGAGACAATGCTGGAGAGATCCAAGGATTTTTACACAATGTTAAACCATCGGAGGACGGTACGGTCCATCAGCCCAGAGCCGGTCCCACAAGAAGTCATTGATTATGTCATCCGCTCTGCAG GTACGGCCCCCAGTGgagcacacacagagccctggACATTCGTTGTGGTGTCAGACCCAGAGATGAAGCACCAGATCAGACAGATAgtagaaaaggaggagagaatgAACTACCAGCAGAGGATGGGAGACAAGTGGGTCAGTGACTTGAGCAAATTTAG GACAAACTGGATTAAGGAGTACTTGGATGTTGCTCCATACCTGGTCTTCATCTTCAAACAGACCTATGGCATCCTACCAAATGGCAAGAAAAAGACACACTACTACAATGAAATCAGTGTCTCCATATCTTGTGGAATCCTCTTGGCTGCATTACAG AATGTGGGCCTTGTTACCGTCACGTCGACACCCCTAAACTGCGGCCCCCAGCTCAGGCTCCTCCTCAAACGGCCAGCCAATGAGAAGCTGTTGATGTTGCTTCCTGTGGGCTATCCTGCTACTGACGCCACCGTGCCAGACTTGAAACGCAAGCCTCTGGAAGATATTACGGTGTATATGTGA